The Desulfovulcanus ferrireducens DNA segment GTACCTACCTGTTGTTGTGGTCAATCATGTATTGTTATCAAGGTCATGAAAAAAGCCGGTCTTGAAAAAGGCCGGCTTTTAATTGATTCCTGAAAAATATCACGAACTCTCTATGCGCTAGTTTGTCACGCTTTCTTTATACCCTCTAGAAGTTCTTCAATAAGATCTTTTACCTTAACGATCTTTTCAGACCGATAGGTATTGCTGCCAGCAAAGGCAAAGCCTTCATCTAATTTACCTTGTTGGGCATTGATTAAGGCTAAAGAAATACAATAGGGTGATTTCTTGGGCTTACATGTTTTTATACAGTGATGAGGACATTTAAAAGGCACCTTTTCTCCCCGTTCCACTGCCTCTAAAAACTTATTTTTTACTGCCCGTCCGGGAAGCCCAACCGGACTTTTGATAAAAACAATGTCTTCTTTTTTGGCTCTCAGATGTTCCTTTTTAAAACCTTCCGAGGCATCACATTCTTCGGTAACAACAAAACGTGTTGCCATTTGGACCCCGCTTGCCCCAAGGTTTAGAAATCGGGCAATATCTTCACCGGAATAAACTCCTCCTGCAACAATCAGTGGGATAGGTTTGCCCGCCTTTTGAGCATAGGGGGTTATGGCCTGAAGAGTTTCTAAAACCAGCTGTTCCAGTCTGTATTTTTTGTTGGTCAGCTCTTCTAAAGAGAAACCGAGGTGTCCACCTGCTTTTGGGCCTTCCAAGACAAAAGCGTCGGGCAGATAATTATAACTTCGAAGCCATTTCTTGCATAAAATGTCGGCTGCCCGAGCTGAAGAAATGATAGGAACTAGAGCGGTTTTGTTCCCCGGGTACTTTTCTTTGAGTTTTGGTAAATTAAGTGGAAGTCCGGCTCCGGAGAAAATAATGTCAGCTCCAGCTTCAAAAGAAGCAGTCACCAAATCTTCATAATCACTCAACGCTACCATGATATTGACGCCAATAATTCCGCCAGGGGCCAGATTACGTGCCAGTGTGATTTCTTCTTTTAAAGTGCGAATGTTGGCCAACTGGGGATGTTTGTCAAAGTCGGGTGCTAAAAAACCCACGGCAGCGGCTGCTATTACACCGATCCCACCCATTTTAGCTACTGCGCTGGCTAAAGAATGGAGAGACACCCCTACTCCCATTCCTCCCTGAATTATAGGCACTTCTGCTTCATGAACGCCTATTTTTAACTTTGGAATAAGCATTGCTAATCTCGTTCTCCTTCATCCAAAAATTTCGTTTCTGTTTAAAACAGAAAACTCATTATTATGTTAAAAAAGTAA contains these protein-coding regions:
- a CDS encoding NAD(P)H-dependent flavin oxidoreductase, with protein sequence MLIPKLKIGVHEAEVPIIQGGMGVGVSLHSLASAVAKMGGIGVIAAAAVGFLAPDFDKHPQLANIRTLKEEITLARNLAPGGIIGVNIMVALSDYEDLVTASFEAGADIIFSGAGLPLNLPKLKEKYPGNKTALVPIISSARAADILCKKWLRSYNYLPDAFVLEGPKAGGHLGFSLEELTNKKYRLEQLVLETLQAITPYAQKAGKPIPLIVAGGVYSGEDIARFLNLGASGVQMATRFVVTEECDASEGFKKEHLRAKKEDIVFIKSPVGLPGRAVKNKFLEAVERGEKVPFKCPHHCIKTCKPKKSPYCISLALINAQQGKLDEGFAFAGSNTYRSEKIVKVKDLIEELLEGIKKA